One window of the Salminus brasiliensis chromosome 1, fSalBra1.hap2, whole genome shotgun sequence genome contains the following:
- the bmf2 gene encoding BCL2 modifying factor 2, translated as MEDEEEDLPVVSHYLGRPIEDRGTHNRATVNDNMPLLQTIPRCRTTGSGPDASPPCGMTGPLHRPLHSTVGLGLVSSPTGSAEETRALLHSLIFFPEDFPAMSEQNLPAARVEEQEEEVEDKDRPDRKEEEAQEGMSVEVQIGRKLREIGDQFQQDHLEMFMQYQRVQMPGWWRLASTLFNLLFPREAVGPGGAQR; from the exons atggaggatgaggaggaggactTGCCTGTGGTGTCTCACTACTTGGGAAGGCCGATTGAAGACAGAGGAACACATAACAGAGCTACAGTGAATGACAACATGCCATTGCTTCAGACTATCCCACGCTGCAGGACCACAGGCTCTGGCCCCGATGCGTCGCCCCCTTGTGGAATGACTGGGCCACTCCACCGGCCCCTGCACAGCACAGTGGGGTTGGGGTTGGTCTCCAGTCCGACTGGATCTGCAGAAGAGACCAGAGCACTTCTTCACA GTTTGATCTTCTTCCCTGAAGACTTTCCAGCCATGTCTGAGCAGAACCTGCCTGCAGCAAGAGtagaggagcaggaggaagaaGTGGAAGATAAAGACAGGCCAGACAGGAAAGAGGAAGAAGCTCAGGAGGGGATGAGCGTTGAGGTGCAGATTGGACGGAAGCTGCGCGAGATAGGAGACCAGTTTCAGCAGGATCACCTGGAGATG tTCATGCAGTATCAGCGAGTCCAGATGCCAGGTTGGTGGCGTTTAGCATCGACACTCTTCAACCTCCTGTTTCCGAGAGAAGCCGTTGGACCTGGCGGAGCTCAGAGATGA